A window of Apium graveolens cultivar Ventura chromosome 8, ASM990537v1, whole genome shotgun sequence contains these coding sequences:
- the LOC141680188 gene encoding uncharacterized protein LOC141680188, with protein MDKYLRVVKEILTHIDEWYTEIISREKNTTDDALSKFASSEIENYPRSIYFQVLKTHTIHVINLIAPTGVASYWNDLIKTRLETGWILNDAQQARKLSVRALGYSLIEGLLYKRFFVIPYLKCLRPLEAEEALKEAREGICGQHLGGRALAHKITRLGFNWPTKLVDGKAYVKKCDRS; from the coding sequence ATGGACAAGTACCTGAGAGTCGTGAAGGAAATATTAACTCATATTGATGAATGGTACACCGAAATCATCTCGAGGGAGAAGAACACCACAGATGATGCTTTGTCTAAGTTCGCCTCGTCTGAAATCGAGAACTACCCGAGAAGTATCTATTTCCAAGTCTTGAAGACCCATACCATACATGTTATAAATTTGATAGCACCAACTGGTGTAGCAAGTTATTGGAATGATTTAATCAAGACTCGGCTTGAGACCGGATGGATCCTCAATGATGCTCAACAGGCACGTAAATTGTCAGTGAGAGCATTAGGATATTCATTGATTGAAGGCCTCTTGTACAAAAGGTTTTTTGTTATTCCATACTTAAAGTGCTTGAGACCTCTGGAAGCAGAGGAAGCGCTTAAGGAAGCCCGTGAAGGAATATGTGGGCAACATttggggggcagggccctcgctcacaagataacACGATTGGGATTCAACTGGCCAACAAAGTTGGTCGATGGAAAAGCTTATGTGAAGAAATGCGACAGAAGCTAG